The Pseudorhodobacter turbinis genome contains a region encoding:
- the murI gene encoding glutamate racemase — translation MAVGVFDSGLGGLTVLDALMKHMPDQAFIYLGDNANAPYGTRTSDDIFDLTCAATERLWEEGCDLVVLACNTASAAALKRMQETWLPSDKRVLGVFVPMIEAVTERQWGDNSPPREVDVKHIALFATPATVASRAFQRELAYRAIGVDVEAQPCGGLVDALEQGDEMLAEALVRSHVEALMRRMPAPDAAVLGCTHFPLVEKAFAEALGPSVKVFSQPNLVAAALSDYLERHPEMRGAGKETRFLTTGDPVRVGNKATQFLRRKIGFEAA, via the coding sequence ATGGCGGTTGGGGTTTTCGACAGCGGGCTTGGCGGATTGACGGTGCTGGATGCGCTGATGAAACATATGCCGGATCAGGCGTTTATCTATTTGGGCGATAACGCGAATGCGCCTTATGGTACCCGCACATCCGACGATATTTTCGACCTGACCTGTGCCGCGACCGAACGGCTGTGGGAAGAGGGCTGCGATCTGGTAGTCTTGGCTTGCAACACGGCCTCGGCGGCGGCGCTCAAGCGAATGCAGGAAACTTGGTTGCCCAGTGACAAGCGGGTTTTGGGTGTTTTCGTGCCGATGATCGAGGCGGTGACCGAGCGCCAATGGGGCGATAACTCGCCGCCGCGAGAGGTCGACGTAAAGCATATCGCGCTTTTCGCAACGCCCGCCACAGTGGCCAGCCGCGCCTTCCAGCGCGAACTGGCTTACCGCGCCATCGGTGTCGATGTGGAGGCGCAGCCCTGTGGTGGGCTTGTCGATGCGCTGGAGCAGGGCGACGAAATGCTGGCCGAGGCTTTGGTGCGATCGCATGTTGAGGCCCTTATGCGGCGGATGCCTGCACCGGATGCGGCAGTTCTTGGGTGTACGCATTTCCCCTTGGTGGAAAAAGCCTTTGCCGAAGCTTTGGGGCCAAGCGTAAAAGTGTTTTCACAACCCAATTTGGTTGCCGCCGCCTTGTCGGATTATCTGGAACGTCATCCGGAGATGCGTGGCGCGGGCAAAGAAACACGGTTTTTGACCACTGGCGATCCGGTGCGGGTTGGCAATAAGGCCACCCAGTTCCTGCGCCGCAAAATAGGTTTTGAAGCAGCCTAA
- the ccmE gene encoding cytochrome c maturation protein CcmE, which produces MKSLKKKRRIQVILLAFIALGLSTGLIGYAMRDGINFFRAPAQVMADPPAATETFRLGGLVEENSLVRGQGETITFRVTDGAATVPVAFTGILPDLFAENQGMIGTGKLVDGVFIASEILAKHDETYMPKEVMDALKDQGVYQAPSG; this is translated from the coding sequence ATGAAAAGCCTAAAAAAGAAACGCCGGATTCAAGTTATTCTGTTGGCTTTTATAGCGCTCGGCCTTTCTACGGGACTTATCGGCTATGCGATGCGGGATGGAATCAATTTCTTTCGCGCCCCTGCGCAGGTGATGGCAGACCCGCCGGCCGCCACTGAAACCTTCCGTCTGGGCGGATTGGTGGAGGAAAACTCTTTGGTGCGCGGGCAGGGTGAAACCATTACCTTTCGCGTGACGGATGGGGCCGCGACCGTGCCCGTTGCCTTTACCGGTATCCTGCCCGATCTTTTCGCTGAAAATCAGGGTATGATCGGCACTGGAAAGCTGGTTGACGGTGTCTTCATTGCCAGCGAAATCCTTGCCAAGCATGACGAAACCTATATGCCCAAAGAGGTGATGGACGCGCTGAAGGATCAAGGTGTTTACCAAGCACCGAGCGGTTGA
- a CDS encoding holin family protein codes for MALMPNLFSGAAAASILGQAARGVSEMLNSSGRQSGGPQMAYADPGFGWFDRMVNGLNRLPRPFLAFGTLGLFVYAMVEPESFGKRMVGLNLVPDPLWWLLGAVVGFYFGAREAYYFRRARPVGAPPQDMAAPPQDFQDKG; via the coding sequence ATGGCGCTGATGCCCAATCTGTTTAGCGGAGCCGCTGCGGCTTCAATTTTGGGCCAGGCCGCAAGGGGGGTGTCGGAGATGCTTAACTCTTCCGGCAGGCAATCAGGCGGGCCGCAGATGGCCTATGCTGATCCCGGCTTTGGCTGGTTTGATCGGATGGTCAACGGGTTAAACCGCCTCCCACGCCCGTTTTTGGCCTTTGGTACCTTGGGGCTGTTTGTCTATGCCATGGTAGAGCCGGAAAGTTTTGGCAAGCGGATGGTGGGACTCAACCTTGTGCCGGACCCGCTTTGGTGGCTTTTGGGGGCGGTGGTCGGTTTTTATTTCGGCGCCCGTGAGGCCTATTACTTTCGCCGTGCAAGGCCTGTTGGTGCGCCGCCTCAAGATATGGCCGCGCCACCGCAGGATTTTCAGGACAAAGGGTGA
- the argS gene encoding arginine--tRNA ligase, with protein sequence MNLFSDIRTLVISEIEAMMAAGDLPAGLELGAVAVEPPRDATHGDMATNAAMVLAKPAKLSPRVIAEKLAARLAADERIADVQVAGPGFLNLTLVPSVWAGLLTSALKSGDAFGRAAIGAGIKVNVEFVSANPTGPMHVGHVRGAVFGDALARLLAFAGYDVTREYYINDGGAQVDVLARSAFERYREALGQEPEIREGLYPGDYLIPVGEAMKAKWGDSLLGEPEEVWLQDVRLFATEMMMQMIRDDLALLGVEMDVYSSEKALYGTGQIEAAINTLREMGLIYEGTLEPPKGKLPEDWEAREQTLFRSTAHGDDVDRPVMKSDGAWTYFAPDIAYHYNKVQRGFDQLIDIFGADHGGYVKRMKAAVSALSGGRVLLDVKLIQLVKLWKDGEPFKMSKRAGTFVTLRDVVEQVGADVTRFVMLTRKNDAPLDFDFAKVMEQSKDNPVFYVQYANARINSVMRKAQAAGIDVSDATLAGLDLGGLSNPAEIALAKKIAEWPRLVEIAARGNEPHRVAFYLYDLAADLHGLWNRAKDEPELRFIQDDPATTQSKIALARATGVVISAGLAILGVTPVEEMR encoded by the coding sequence ATGAACCTTTTTTCTGATATTCGCACGCTGGTCATTAGCGAAATTGAAGCAATGATGGCGGCGGGCGATCTGCCTGCCGGGCTGGAGCTGGGCGCCGTTGCGGTAGAGCCGCCGCGTGATGCAACCCACGGCGATATGGCCACCAATGCCGCGATGGTTCTGGCCAAGCCTGCCAAGCTGTCGCCGCGCGTGATTGCCGAGAAACTTGCCGCGCGTTTGGCGGCCGACGAGCGGATTGCTGATGTGCAAGTCGCGGGGCCGGGGTTCTTGAACCTGACACTGGTGCCTTCGGTTTGGGCGGGGCTGCTGACCTCGGCGCTGAAATCCGGGGATGCCTTTGGGCGTGCCGCGATCGGTGCGGGGATTAAGGTCAATGTGGAATTCGTCTCGGCCAACCCGACCGGCCCGATGCATGTGGGCCATGTGCGCGGCGCTGTCTTTGGTGATGCGCTGGCGCGGCTTTTGGCCTTTGCGGGCTATGATGTGACCCGCGAATATTACATCAATGACGGTGGCGCGCAGGTTGATGTGCTGGCACGTTCGGCCTTTGAACGCTACCGCGAAGCACTGGGGCAAGAACCCGAAATTCGCGAAGGTCTTTACCCCGGCGATTATCTTATTCCGGTCGGGGAGGCGATGAAGGCCAAATGGGGCGACAGCCTTTTGGGCGAACCCGAAGAGGTCTGGCTGCAAGACGTGCGGCTGTTCGCGACCGAGATGATGATGCAGATGATCCGCGATGATCTGGCGCTTTTGGGCGTGGAGATGGACGTCTATTCATCAGAAAAAGCGCTATACGGCACCGGCCAGATCGAGGCCGCGATCAACACCCTGCGCGAGATGGGCTTGATTTATGAAGGCACGCTGGAGCCGCCAAAAGGCAAGCTGCCCGAAGATTGGGAAGCGCGTGAGCAGACCTTGTTCCGCTCCACCGCGCATGGCGATGATGTCGACCGGCCGGTGATGAAATCGGATGGGGCATGGACCTATTTCGCGCCCGATATTGCCTATCATTACAATAAGGTACAGCGCGGCTTTGACCAGCTTATCGACATTTTCGGCGCCGATCACGGTGGCTATGTCAAGCGGATGAAGGCGGCTGTTTCGGCGCTTTCGGGCGGGCGTGTGCTGCTGGATGTCAAACTGATCCAATTGGTGAAGCTGTGGAAAGACGGCGAGCCCTTCAAGATGTCCAAACGTGCGGGTACCTTTGTTACCCTGCGCGACGTGGTGGAACAGGTGGGTGCGGATGTCACCCGTTTCGTGATGCTGACCCGCAAGAACGATGCCCCGCTTGATTTCGATTTCGCCAAGGTGATGGAGCAATCCAAGGACAATCCGGTTTTCTACGTGCAATACGCCAATGCTCGGATCAACTCGGTGATGCGCAAGGCGCAGGCTGCTGGGATTGATGTGTCGGATGCCACATTGGCGGGTCTGGATTTGGGCGGCTTGTCCAATCCGGCGGAAATTGCCTTGGCCAAGAAGATTGCCGAATGGCCGCGCTTGGTAGAAATTGCCGCCCGCGGAAATGAGCCGCACCGAGTTGCATTTTACCTTTATGATCTGGCTGCAGATCTGCACGGATTGTGGAACCGCGCCAAGGATGAGCCGGAATTACGCTTCATTCAGGACGATCCTGCAACAACTCAGTCTAAAATTGCACTGGCACGGGCTACGGGCGTTGTGATTTCTGCGGGCCTCGCTATCTTGGGCGTCACTCCGGTTGAGGAAATGCGCTGA
- a CDS encoding SPOR domain-containing protein, whose translation MADVEFDGFDGDFGTPIGMGARTARLIGMAGAATSIALVLGLGYWGYRLAVRDMTGIPVVRAMEGPMRVAPEDPGGVIASNQGLSVNAVAEDGGISAPADRLILAPEPVGLTEDDTTVAAATGTDLPANGGMTLDADTDINALADMLAEGSVALSADIGTPAEAAPEPAFNLPKGALAQSPRPRARPSGVVTLARAPVATEITGENLASGTRLVQLGAFDSAEIARKEWDRLAGKFGDLLVGKTRIVQSAKSGGRTFYRLRAAGFDDEADSRRFCSALVAERAACIPVAVR comes from the coding sequence ATGGCAGACGTAGAATTCGACGGGTTCGATGGTGATTTTGGCACCCCTATTGGCATGGGCGCGCGGACGGCGCGGCTTATTGGCATGGCGGGGGCGGCAACCTCTATCGCATTGGTTTTGGGACTTGGCTATTGGGGCTACCGCCTTGCGGTGCGTGACATGACCGGCATTCCGGTGGTGCGCGCAATGGAAGGCCCGATGCGAGTCGCGCCCGAGGATCCGGGCGGTGTCATCGCCAGCAATCAAGGGCTTTCGGTGAATGCCGTGGCTGAAGATGGCGGCATCTCTGCCCCCGCGGATCGCCTGATTTTGGCGCCCGAGCCCGTTGGCCTGACCGAGGATGATACAACTGTGGCTGCCGCAACCGGCACAGATCTGCCTGCGAACGGTGGGATGACCTTGGACGCTGATACGGACATCAACGCTTTGGCTGATATGCTTGCGGAGGGGTCAGTGGCCTTATCTGCCGATATCGGCACCCCCGCAGAGGCCGCGCCAGAACCTGCCTTCAACCTTCCCAAAGGCGCGCTTGCCCAATCGCCGCGCCCGCGTGCACGGCCTTCGGGCGTTGTAACGTTGGCCCGCGCACCTGTTGCGACCGAGATTACCGGTGAAAACCTTGCCTCGGGAACACGGTTGGTGCAGCTTGGCGCTTTTGACAGCGCCGAGATCGCACGTAAGGAATGGGACCGGCTTGCTGGGAAATTCGGCGATTTGTTGGTCGGCAAAACCCGCATCGTCCAATCTGCGAAAAGCGGAGGGCGCACATTCTACCGTCTACGCGCCGCCGGTTTTGATGATGAAGCAGATTCGCGCCGCTTTTGTTCCGCCTTGGTGGCAGAGCGCGCCGCCTGCATCCCTGTAGCCGTGCGATGA
- a CDS encoding glycoside hydrolase family 3 N-terminal domain-containing protein, producing the protein MTTRAAVLGCSGTTLLPEEAAFFRAVNPWGFILFARNVADPAQLRRLTAELRECVGRDAPVLVDQEGGRVQRLRAPHWSEWLAPLEMVKLAMATAKPGQGHQTACRAMELRYRLIASELHGVGIDVNCAPCLDVASAVTHPFLRNRCFSEDPSLVADLGRAAAKGHLAGGVLPIVKHMPGHGRASLDSHKALPHVSAPREVLEAHDFAPFRALNDLPIAMTAHIIYDAIDAENPATTSSTMVQLMRRDIGFEGLLVSDDLSMNALAGSLGERAAATIAAGVDIALHCSGDMAEMMQVVEAAGPMSTQAHARSEAALAQRCPPQTVDIAALRADLSGLVNG; encoded by the coding sequence ATGACAACCCGCGCGGCCGTCCTTGGCTGTTCCGGCACCACTCTTTTGCCAGAGGAAGCGGCCTTTTTTCGCGCGGTGAACCCGTGGGGTTTCATTCTGTTTGCCCGCAATGTCGCGGATCCGGCACAGTTGCGCCGCCTGACGGCAGAACTGCGCGAATGCGTGGGCCGTGATGCGCCTGTCTTGGTCGATCAGGAGGGCGGGCGGGTGCAGCGTTTGCGCGCGCCGCATTGGTCGGAATGGCTGGCACCGCTGGAAATGGTGAAATTGGCGATGGCAACGGCCAAGCCGGGGCAGGGCCACCAAACCGCCTGCCGCGCGATGGAGCTGCGCTACCGTTTGATCGCCTCTGAATTGCACGGCGTGGGTATTGATGTGAACTGCGCCCCTTGCCTCGATGTGGCCTCGGCTGTGACGCATCCGTTTTTGCGCAACCGCTGCTTTTCCGAAGACCCCTCCTTGGTTGCAGATTTGGGCCGCGCTGCCGCAAAGGGCCATTTGGCGGGCGGCGTTTTGCCGATTGTAAAGCATATGCCGGGCCATGGTCGCGCCAGTCTTGATAGCCACAAGGCATTACCCCATGTTTCTGCCCCGCGAGAGGTCCTGGAGGCGCATGATTTCGCCCCTTTCCGCGCGCTGAATGACCTGCCGATCGCGATGACGGCGCATATCATTTATGATGCGATTGATGCTGAAAATCCGGCGACGACCTCATCCACAATGGTGCAGTTGATGCGGCGGGATATCGGCTTTGAGGGGCTTTTGGTCTCGGATGATCTGTCGATGAATGCGCTGGCGGGCAGCTTGGGAGAACGGGCTGCGGCGACGATTGCGGCGGGTGTTGATATTGCGCTGCATTGCAGTGGCGATATGGCCGAGATGATGCAGGTGGTGGAGGCGGCGGGCCCAATGAGCACACAGGCGCATGCCCGCTCCGAGGCGGCCTTGGCACAGCGTTGCCCCCCGCAAACGGTTGACATTGCCGCCCTGCGTGCCGATCTTTCGGGCCTTGTGAACGGATAG
- a CDS encoding segregation and condensation protein A, with protein MAQHGAEQQQSVANRLAAEALIVDVDGFEGPLDLLLSLSRTQKVDLRRVSVLQLAEQYLIFFNKASALRIELAADYLVMAAWLAYLKSRLLLPPDPSDDGPSAEDLAAHLAFQLERLQAMREAAAQLMARDQKGRDFFVRGLPEDVTRRKKINYSASLMDLMQAYSRIRTRDDFRPFVMDRNNVFTMEEALERLRGLLGYAGDWTDLTNWLPAGWETSATRRRSATAAHFAAILELAKGGQLEIRQGETFAPIQVRKRDGGQP; from the coding sequence ATGGCGCAGCACGGGGCAGAACAACAGCAAAGCGTTGCCAATCGCTTGGCGGCAGAGGCCTTGATCGTCGATGTCGACGGTTTTGAAGGCCCGCTTGATTTGCTGCTAAGCCTGTCACGCACCCAAAAGGTTGATCTGCGCCGGGTTTCGGTTTTGCAACTGGCAGAGCAGTACTTGATATTTTTCAACAAAGCCAGTGCCTTGCGGATCGAACTTGCTGCGGATTATCTGGTTATGGCGGCCTGGCTTGCCTACCTTAAATCCCGCCTTTTGCTGCCCCCTGATCCCAGTGACGATGGCCCCAGCGCCGAAGATCTGGCCGCCCATCTGGCGTTTCAGCTGGAACGTCTGCAAGCGATGCGCGAGGCGGCGGCACAGCTTATGGCGCGCGATCAAAAGGGGCGGGACTTCTTTGTGCGTGGCTTGCCCGAAGATGTGACCCGCCGTAAAAAGATCAACTATTCCGCCAGCTTGATGGACCTGATGCAGGCCTATTCGCGCATTCGTACCCGCGATGACTTTCGTCCCTTTGTCATGGACCGCAACAATGTGTTCACGATGGAAGAGGCGCTGGAGCGGTTGCGCGGCCTGCTTGGCTATGCGGGCGACTGGACCGATCTGACAAACTGGCTGCCCGCAGGATGGGAGACGAGCGCCACGCGCCGTCGTTCTGCCACTGCCGCGCATTTTGCGGCTATTCTGGAACTGGCAAAGGGTGGCCAGCTTGAAATCCGGCAGGGCGAAACCTTTGCGCCGATCCAAGTCCGCAAACGTGATGGGGGGCAGCCATGA
- the scpB gene encoding SMC-Scp complex subunit ScpB yields the protein MTENDSLFATPPLAEQERMVEAILFASAEPLTLAEVSARLPHGTDGAEALASLRRRYDGRGVHLVKVGDAYAFRTAPDLAHLMYQERVETRKLSRAAIETLAIIAYHQPATRAEIEEIRGVAVSRGTVDQLIELEWVRFGRRRMTPGRPVTFVVTEQFLDHFGLETARDLPGLKELRAAGLLDNRPGFVTSPTQDEDDESSEGQSELFED from the coding sequence ATGACCGAGAACGACAGCCTTTTCGCAACCCCGCCGCTGGCCGAGCAAGAGCGCATGGTCGAGGCGATCTTATTCGCCAGCGCCGAGCCCTTGACCTTGGCCGAGGTGTCCGCGCGCTTGCCGCATGGCACGGATGGTGCCGAGGCCTTGGCCAGCCTGCGCCGTCGCTATGACGGGCGCGGTGTCCATCTGGTGAAGGTCGGGGATGCCTATGCGTTTCGCACCGCCCCCGATCTTGCGCATCTGATGTATCAAGAACGGGTAGAGACCCGCAAACTATCCCGTGCCGCGATCGAAACCCTTGCGATTATCGCCTATCATCAGCCCGCAACCCGTGCCGAGATCGAAGAGATCCGCGGCGTGGCGGTGTCTCGCGGCACTGTGGATCAGTTAATCGAACTGGAATGGGTGCGCTTTGGCCGCAGACGGATGACGCCGGGCCGCCCGGTTACCTTCGTGGTGACAGAACAGTTTCTGGATCACTTCGGCCTCGAAACCGCCCGCGATCTGCCGGGGCTCAAAGAGCTGCGCGCCGCAGGATTGCTCGACAATCGCCCCGGTTTCGTCACATCCCCGACGCAAGATGAGGATGATGAGTCCTCCGAAGGACAAAGCGAACTATTCGAGGATTAA
- a CDS encoding 2'-deoxycytidine 5'-triphosphate deaminase — MTGVLPSQSLRGLIEAGAISAQPDLRMDQIQPASLDLRLGTVAYRVRASFLAGRGRTVAERIAEFEMHRVDLSDGAVLEKGCVYVIPLMEHLALPEGLTAVANAKSSTGRLDLLTRTITDGGVEFDRIAPGYNGPLYAEVCPRSFSVLVRPGMRLNQIRFRAGQAVLDDAELTALHESSPLVTGPAVISEGLGFSVDLLAGKDDLVGFRAKPHTGVIDLDRIGHYPARDFWEDVRSRDGRIILDPGAFYILVSREAVTIPPDYAAEMAPYLAMVGEFRVHYAGFFDPGFGWAEAGGAGSRGVLEVRCHEAPFVLEHGQVVGRLVYERMAARPQALYGSGIASNYQGQGLKLSKHFQMPT; from the coding sequence ATGACCGGTGTTTTACCCTCCCAATCCCTGCGCGGCTTGATTGAAGCCGGTGCAATCTCTGCCCAGCCCGATCTGCGTATGGATCAGATTCAACCCGCCAGCCTTGATTTGCGTTTGGGAACCGTCGCTTATCGGGTACGGGCCTCTTTTCTGGCGGGGCGGGGCCGTACCGTTGCCGAACGCATCGCCGAATTTGAGATGCACCGCGTTGATCTTTCTGACGGCGCGGTGCTGGAGAAGGGCTGCGTCTATGTCATCCCGCTGATGGAACATCTTGCCCTGCCCGAAGGGCTGACGGCAGTGGCCAATGCCAAATCCTCGACCGGACGGCTGGATCTTTTGACGCGCACCATTACGGACGGTGGGGTCGAATTTGACCGCATCGCGCCCGGCTATAACGGCCCGCTTTACGCCGAAGTATGCCCGCGCAGTTTTTCAGTGCTGGTCCGCCCGGGAATGCGACTGAACCAGATCCGGTTCCGCGCGGGGCAAGCCGTTCTGGATGATGCCGAGCTGACCGCCCTGCACGAATCCTCTCCCTTGGTAACAGGGCCTGCGGTGATCTCTGAAGGACTTGGCTTTTCGGTCGATTTGCTCGCGGGCAAGGATGATCTGGTGGGCTTTCGCGCCAAGCCGCATACCGGCGTGATCGATCTGGACCGGATCGGCCATTACCCCGCCCGTGATTTCTGGGAGGATGTGCGCAGCCGCGATGGGCGCATCATTCTTGATCCCGGCGCGTTCTATATCCTCGTCAGCCGTGAGGCAGTGACAATCCCGCCCGATTACGCCGCCGAGATGGCCCCCTATCTTGCAATGGTGGGGGAGTTTCGCGTGCATTACGCAGGCTTCTTTGATCCCGGTTTCGGCTGGGCCGAGGCAGGCGGTGCTGGTTCACGCGGCGTGTTGGAAGTACGCTGCCATGAGGCGCCCTTCGTGCTGGAGCATGGTCAGGTGGTCGGGCGTTTGGTCTATGAGCGGATGGCGGCACGGCCACAAGCGCTCTATGGCAGCGGCATTGCCTCCAACTATCAGGGTCAGGGGCTGAAGCTGTCAAAGCATTTTCAGATGCCGACCTAA